Below is a window of Dictyostelium discoideum AX4 chromosome 1 chromosome, whole genome shotgun sequence DNA.
tattattttttatcttattttttatcttattttttagGGATTacttatattttaataaaatatgttgaatattataaaattttccaatttataatttatttttttattttttaaacatcttatttttaaaaccataattaataaaatttataaccTTCTTATATATTATCTCatttttttagtatttattatattttaataaaatatgttaaaaattatataatgtttcaatttttaatatattttattattttttttattattatttatcttaatttttaatatattttattaaaaaataataaaggttacattttttataaaatatcctattttctaataattattataattattttttaaaaaaaataaccccgaattaataaaatttaaaaattctaatatattttcttattttttagtattaattaaattttaataaaaaatgccatttttttttttataataagtttcattttttataaaatttattttttttatttttttgttattattaatcttattttgtaataatttttattaatttataaaatagcATTAcaaacttttattaaaatttaatttaattaattatattttaacattttaataggtttttttttccagtgttatatttttgtttaaaaaaaaaaaaaaattattattataatcaaataattaaataatggtatgtatttattttagtgTGGGAAAATTGTAAGGGTGGATGTAAATTTCGGCATTAAAGTGGTGAAAGTAATTTTGTggttctcttttttttttttttttttttttttttaattattattaatttgtttttaaatttcaaatgatttttatttgatttaatccAATCATatgtaattaattttaataatccctgtattaatattttatcatctgataaatttttgaaaaaaatactaaaagacaataaaaaaaaaaaaaattaaaaagtaataataattagcaaaaacaaaaaaaaagaaaaaaaacagttctttgtttagttttttttttttcttttttttttgtaaataattctttaataaatttaaattaaaactttcaCACGAAAAAATCTGCCGGCATCCGGATatgaaattttcattttttagaAGATGAATTATTTCAATGAACACTGCCTTAATTAGTCATATGGGCcaacaaaaaataagaattatCTTTCTTTATCGAGACCTattggaaaataataataataataataataataataataataataataataataataataataataataataataataataataataataataataataataataataataataataatgtattggttttttattaataataatgatggtgataataataataataataataatgtattagttttttattaataatagacCCAATTGGAGAGTGCTAAACTACGAGCCTGTAAGTAATTATCtcacaaattttaaatctgaattattattgttttttttttaattatttattaatattattttttttattattatttattttttttttttttttttgcctaggtatttaaaaaaaaaaaaaaattaaaaaaaaaaaaaaaaaattaatttaattcttaaataattattttaaattgtaaaaatgaaattattattagcttTATTATCTCTTCTTTTAACATTTTCAGTATTGGTACAATCTCATGAAGCCtattttggtttaaaaacCAATGATAACGAAGAGTTtgttttcaaattaataaaatccgCAGAAATTCAAAAAGCCAGAAAAATTTTGTCTGGAAGTAAGTTATAAATTGAAACaaactttaataataaaaataataataataataataataataataataataataataataataataataataataataataataataataataataataataataataataataataataataataataataatagacatcattttttttagaaaattccACTCAAATGTtaacaatatttttattttatttttaaaatagagGAAGAATATGAAATTCATGTAATGggtaatattaaaaagaagCAAGAAAAATATAATCCAAGTAAATATTCTATTGACtttataaacttttaatataaaattattttattaattcatttcaTCACTTAAAGATTATTCCTTTATTCTTGACCCAAATACAATCGATTTTTTTGACATTGGTGTTAGAATTTGTGATGTTACATCTCAAAAGATACAAGATAACATTGATAGACCCTGTAGTAGTGAGTATTTTaacatataaaattaatatttaaactttaaattaaaactaatatattattattattattattattattattattattattattattattattattattattattattattttttataaaacgATAAATTATAGTTCTCGCTCCAGGGTatgtatttaattaaataatattttttaaaattaaaaaatacaatttgattaacatattattattattataaaaaaaaatttataaataattcaatagtTGCCTCTGGTGTCCAAGATCTTCAAGATTAACTAGAGAAATTAACTATAAGGCCGATTAAATTACTTAGTGTCCTGAAAAATAAAACTCAAATTTTGGATTTTAAcatcatattaaaaaaaaatggaattaaatggaaaaaaataataaaaaaacaacaaattaatgacactttttttaatattaaactaATTGGAGTTTGTAAAGTTATTGTATGTTTTTTTCAAAGTTATTTTAcggtatatttttttttttttttttttttaaaaaaaaaaaaaaaacaacacctctattttaattgttttatttttttttatttttttataatttttttatatttatttggtaaaattgaaaaaaaaaaaaaaatctaaaaaaaaatatctacagtagataattataattatttttttaattttttattttttattttaattttttttttttttttttattttttttttatttttttttttttttgtattttttttttttttattattattattaatcaaaTAGAAATAGAAATAGAAATAGAAATAGAATTATGGAAAGAAATTTATATGATTGGTTAATTCTAAAAGGAAGAGAAGATTGgattttagaatttattaataatttatcagatAATGGTTTTCATATTACTTTAAATTCCATtgttaattatattaaatctcaacaaagaaattataaagatggtggtagtagtagtagttgttgttgtggtggtgatggtgatagtgcaacaaataaatatcttttattacaaaaacaattagaagaaataatttcatataataataattcagaaTTTATATATTGTCGCCAACATGATAGAATAACAAATACAATGATTGAATTATATGATAGTAAATTACTATCATTAAAAGGGACTcatgatcaattaaatagCAAACCATTTATTACttgtttaaatataataagaaataataaaatattattaataaaaaatgaacaacaacaacaacaacaacaacaacaacaacaacaacaacaagaaaataatagttttaatttaatttataataatgaacaaagtggtgaattatttttaaagaaaatttggagaaatcattttttaaagaatgaaatcattttttatttatcaatttttaaaactcaTAGATTTAAAATgtcatttaaatcaattaaagaattggagcaatataaatttaagaaTTTTTTAGATCACATTCAAATatcaataccaataaaaaattcactatataataaagaagaagtgaataataatgaaaatgaaaatctaaatgaaaatgaactatttataaattatttagagaataataaattaccaaattcaattagaaaattacaaattaataattattctaCAAAAAgaccaataataaattattggtattcaattgaaaatagatataaatattatcaatacaCACAATTTATTAAACCATCGTCAATACCATCATCGATTACTTATTTAGATTTTAGTGTTGACGATtatgatataaataaaattcaaacagTTGGTGTAAAATTTATAGATTATAATTtcccaattttaaaaaatgatttatttaaaacagtTAATGGAAAtggaaatgaaaatgaaaatgaaaatgtatataaaaaattaatattcacCAATTTCGATTCAGTAATTAATGTTGGTGTTATTCCAGAAGGTATAGAATATATTGATTATACTACATCATGGGACCCAGAGAATGGTTTGTTATATTCAAATCAATTTCCAAAGTCATTGAAAACATTGGTTTTTGAAAGAACATTTTCTGATATTCCAGAagtaacttttaaaaaagagaatttaaaatgtaaaaatcAAACATTACCAACTtcattaacttttttatattatgaaccaaattatattattgaaCCTCGCTTTTTTCCAcaatcaattacaattttaaaattagggAAAACTCAATATATCTATGCAAAAGATACCTTTAAAGTTGGTGTTTTACCATCACAATTGATAGAATTAGATCTTGGTGGTTattataatgaaattgaagaaaatGTTTTACCATCaactttaaaatcattaacatTAAGCCAAAGTTATAATAGAGTAATCAAACCAGGCTGTTTACCCGACTCATTAGAATATCTTTCATTTCATGGCGACGATGGCTCtccaacaacaccaccactaccaccaccagataataattatttaacaaAAGTTTGGtcatttttaacttttaataaactatcaacaacaacaacaactggtTGTTTAATTGAAGGATCAATACCAACTAgtttaaaaacattaaaactATCATCGTATCAAtcatttttagatattttagtACCAAATGTAATAACACAATCACATAAATCTCtttataaaatatcaattattCAAAATGAATATTATGAAAATCAAACTCTGTTATCATTTGAAGagatgatattaaaatttaataattggaaattattaaatttcaaattaccatcaaatgtaaaaatcattaaattcaataccaATTTTTATCCtgaatttttagaaaatgatTCTTCTTTACCATTCACacattttaaaacaaattcaatgtctaaaattaaattattacctgaaactttaaaatcaatttcatttcaaGGTGCAAAttccaataattttaaaattccaaCAATTAATTATCCAAACTCTTTAAAAACTCTTTACATTTGTCCAATAAGTGATAtaccaaataattcaatacaTCCATTACCAAACTCTTTAACTCATTTAGATTTATGTTATAactttaaatctttaaatcttAGTCactatattttaaaagataatttacaaaatctaaaatctttaaaaatattagcTTTACCATCTTCCTTTaaagaagaattaaatattgatttaaatttcccaaatttagaaattttaattgttgcttattcaaatccaataataattttatcatcatcttcttcgtcatcatcatcatcatcatcatcatcatcatcatcatcatcatcatcatcatcatcatcatcatcatcatcatcatcatcatcatcatcatcatcatcatcatcatcatcaccactatCATCCTATTCATTACCACAGTCAAAAAACTCTTTGAA
It encodes the following:
- a CDS encoding FNIP repeat-containing protein, which encodes MERNLYDWLILKGREDWILEFINNLSDNGFHITLNSIVNYIKSQQRNYKDGGSSSSCCCGGDGDSATNKYLLLQKQLEEIISYNNNSEFIYCRQHDRITNTMIELYDSKLLSLKGTHDQLNSKPFITCLNIIRNNKILLIKNEQQQQQQQQQQQQQQENNSFNLIYNNEQSGELFLKKIWRNHFLKNEIIFYLSIFKTHRFKMSFKSIKELEQYKFKNFLDHIQISIPIKNSLYNKEEVNNNENENLNENELFINYLENNKLPNSIRKLQINNYSTKRPIINYWYSIENRYKYYQYTQFIKPSSIPSSITYLDFSVDDYDINKIQTVGVKFIDYNFPILKNDLFKTVNGNGNENENENVYKKLIFTNFDSVINVGVIPEGIEYIDYTTSWDPENGLLYSNQFPKSLKTLVFERTFSDIPEVTFKKENLKCKNQTLPTSLTFLYYEPNYIIEPRFFPQSITILKLGKTQYIYAKDTFKVGVLPSQLIELDLGGYYNEIEENVLPSTLKSLTLSQSYNRVIKPGCLPDSLEYLSFHGDDGSPTTPPLPPPDNNYLTKVWSFLTFNKLSTTTTTGCLIEGSIPTSLKTLKLSSYQSFLDILVPNVITQSHKSLYKISIIQNEYYENQTLLSFEEMILKFNNWKLLNFKLPSNVKIIKFNTNFYPEFLENDSSLPFTHFKTNSMSKIKLLPETLKSISFQGANSNNFKIPTINYPNSLKTLYICPISDIPNNSIHPLPNSLTHLDLCYNFKSLNLSHYILKDNLQNLKSLKILALPSSFKEELNIDLNFPNLEILIVAYSNPIIILSSSSSSSSSSSSSSSSSSSSSSSSSSSSSSSSSSSSSSSSSSPLSSYSLPQSKNSLKLREIIVFNINYKFIDNNLQLYHLIKICDHRKTLKKLLKTII